Sequence from the Rutidosis leptorrhynchoides isolate AG116_Rl617_1_P2 chromosome 3, CSIRO_AGI_Rlap_v1, whole genome shotgun sequence genome:
ATATTTGTTGCTTTTGTTATTTTTTGATttctattctttttttttttcttttttttttgtgtgtCCTTAGCTACCAACCAGCTTCACATTTAGACGTAGCAATGAACAAGGCAACAGACGTGGAAGGCGAAATACATTTCAACGTGATCTTTCTGAATCTGAACTATCTCAAGCTATTGAAGCCAGCCTTTCGACTACATCATCATCTGATAATCATCATGTTGATATAAATGGTTTCATACCATTAATTCAACCATTTGAAGCTCTATCAACAGATTCTGATCCTCCTTCAAGGTATCTTTCGGCTGCATCACATGGACCTCGAAACACACCACTTGAACAATCAGCCTTTCCACCACTCTCCGCGGGCCCCAGTTCTAGTTCGCAAGCCCAACCCAAGCCCAACGGCTTACTAAACAACACTATGGCAGATAAGCTTAAAAGACACAGCAAAAAGAAAGTCAATGTCCTCAATACTGCTCAGGCCTGGCCCACTGCAACCCGTTTCAATAACAATCAATCTGCATCAAGCTCAGTTTCTAGACCTGCAAACACTGGATCATTGCCTTTATCTGCTCAAAAGAAGCCGATATTCCCAGTTCCAGCCCAGGCCCAAGCCCAAGCCCAAGCCCAAATCAAGGCCCAGGCTCCAACTTCtgcttcatcttcaagttctagcaGTTGGAAGACCACAAGCAGAATCAGTCATTCGACGTCAGCTCCGAATTTGGTTAATACAAGTTCAGCATCTGATTTTCCTCCAGTTTCAACATTGCAGATACGTAATGGGCCAACTAATGGGCCAAATGGGCCGTCTACTAAAAATGTGGAGGAAGTAGTTGCTGCAAACAGGTCCTTGGTAGAAAAGATCCGTGCGGGTTTGGATAACGATCAGGATAAGTACGCTGCTTTCAAAGATATATCTGCTGAATTTAAGCAGGGCGTTATTGATGCAGAGACGTATCTTGTGTATGTGGATCAGTTTGGGTTGTCTCATCTTGTTCCCGATTTGGCCCGACTTTTACCCGATCCACTTAAGGAAAAAGAGCTTATTGAAATTTACAATGCTAATCGATCCATAAGTAACTCAAAAGTTAAGGATCGAAAGAATAAAGGGAAATATGTAATAGAAAAGAATTCAACAAACAAGTTAACCGATAGCATTTTAAGTACGGTTCGAGAGCTGCAATCGAACTACAGGCCGGAAAATGAGGTTGTTGAGACGTTGTCAAAAGACGGGTATCGGGTGGCTAATAATAATAAAGGGAAATCAAAAGTGGAGGTTGATGATCGAACGTCGCCAGGTGGCCAACTTGTTATAAAGCCGCCAAAGAGTGAAAGCGACAGTGGATATGGAGAAGGGAAAAGTAAGAAGCAGCAACAAAAGAAGACGTCAAAGTTTTTGAGGACTCGTCTTGGTAGTGGGTCGATGGCGGCTATACTCGATCTTACAAACTCAAACGGTGGGTCCGACTACAATGTGGAGGAGGCGTCAAATGGGAGCAAAGATTTGGATCCGAATGAAGGTGTGCCAGTGCGAGGTGTGTGGCGTAATGGTGGAGGTCATAAGCTAATTGGGAAAGATCAGAAAATACCCTATTGATTTAATGGGGTCaatttatgtatttaagtttcatGGGATCAATGTTTGTTTTGGCTGTTTTTGATggggatatagatatagatatgtaaGTTGCTGTTGAATGAGTAGACAAGTGTTGATAGACACAACTTGCTTTCAATTTCTATGTGAAATTGGTTTTGTATGTTACCAGAGATGAATTGCAAAGGATGTGTCATGATGTTTTTGCTGTTTGGTAGATTGAATGTTGCTTTAAAATATATATGTTAATGTTATCTCTGGTTACATGACAGAATGTAGGAATGAATATAGGAATGCCTAACCACCAATGTAGTGTTACGCCTGCCTCGTATCAAACTCGTAATGCTTGGTATTCCAATTTTAGTGACAATATTTTATCAATTCATAAAATGTGATAATTTCCCAATTTGTTTCTACTTGTAAATAGCTATCACATATGTAAACTTTCGATTCAGGCAAGCTGTAGGTTTTTATGGTTGATTGTAAAACCGCTCCTGATCTTAAGTATACTAGGAATCAGGTAACCCAACCTAAAATGATTGACCACATGTCAGGTTAATGAATTCGGTAGTTGAAATAAAGAGAGGAAAAGGAGACTAATAATAGCCAAATATAGGCGCTAAAAATCTTCCATCAAAATACACCTATCCAATACGGGTCAAAAATAAATCAACACAACAGAACAAACATGAAACGGTATTTACTATTTGATGACATACACTTCTGTAAATGGACCTATTTTCCTTCGTATCCGTATGCAACTACACGCCTATATACGTACGCTTGGATATTATAGATATGAACTAAACACAGTATAGCTGAATATACATAAACAGGACTTACAATATTAGTTGATTATTTAACTTCACATTAATAAAAAAGTGTAGATTAACAGCAAATGCACCAAACATTACAATACATCAGAAGTCATTCATGCTGCCAAACGTTTTCTCACTGCTGTAGAGCATGTATAAGAAACCATCTTCATCCTTGATTGATTCATAAACATTCTCTATCAAGCTAGCTGCATATAAAATTCATTAAAATAATTAGCAGATTGTATTAAAATATCAACAACTAATGTACATTGGTAGGGTGTGATCGTATACATGTTTGAGGTAAAAAATACATATCACCAATTGCCCAATATATTTATGTATAAGCACACTTTGAGGCCCAATTTCTATTCTGTCCGTATTCCAGCCAAGAGCCTTTAATTTATTGAGAGTTTTTTTAAATTCACCCACCGATGTGGGATGCAAAAAAGTTAGCTTAGAGACTTGTGCAACTTTATTTGTATTGGTTCATTGCCGTCAGTAGCCATTTGCTTACTATTTTCTTTATCCCTTTTTAGAATTCCATAATCTTATTTATTTTGTTATTTGGTGTACAGTTCTACACAACCCATTTTTCTTTTTACAACTATTCTTCATCCCTAGCAGCAACCACGATTCTTCATCTTTAGTGCATTCCATACATAGTTTGTTTTAGAGAAACAAAGAAAAAATAAATTATAGCCACAATGCCACATACGCTAAGTAAAATAATTCGACAATATTGGGTTTCAGATGCCGTTCAAAAACAAAAGTATCGGTTTTCGGATAGCGTAGCAACAGGAGGTGGGCCTGCCACATGACAATACTTAAAATTGCTATTTATCGTATACATGCGTGTATAAGACATTGACGTTCGCGACTTTGGATTACAGGTTTTGTTAGCTTTTTTGAAAGAAAATGTACCGTTCGAACACACTGACGTGTTGTATTATGACCGTGTTCCGGAATTGTCCGCTATGCAACTTCATACCGACGAACAATTGTATGGTATAAAAGAAGCCGTCGATTCGCGTTCAAACCGAATTTCTCTTTATTTAGTTTTGGAAGATGAAGAAACTTTGGGTTGGCGTTACATCGCCGAAGATGGAGAAGATGAACCCGCTGGGCCTTTTTACGATGCTAATGGCGTTATTATGCGGCTTCCAACTAAGAAACCGTTtgtgtaataatattatataagtaactagagggggaggCGAATAggtaatacgatttttaaaaccttttcgatgatcaataagatttgaacaatacttgatcacgtcaatcaactcaaaccaatgtgtggtgtgtttatgtttgtaataatgtggaaagtaaagtaaataacataaacgcaaggatttatagtggttcgggtggatgttaactaatccaccttaatccactccccgattcactaatcgagatttttgcttcactaagcacctttctccaaaccggtggagatccgatttacaagccttgaacttctccttagacaacaaacttAATTCTTCTATCCCTCTGAAGGATTgcctctaacttagatcaacttgtcttcaccttggacaagtattaatccccaatgagataaatcaactccctagttccctttaagtaagatcatagctaagctagcatatgcttctaattacaaagtataaAAACTCTCCCTTTttcagtgatgacaatcctaagacatttataaggattaatacaacactatgtaaactcacaaagataagaaTTTGAAGTAAGTTTACAAAGACCCCTTCTATAACCTATGAGATTAtataacttctcttgctaatcacaaacatatgtttgagtgttatgttcttgtgattctctaacgattttgagttgtagcatgcaagaggtccaagtcatCAAAGTTcttgatattgcacatttctcatatatttatcatggcaatatccgtcatttttagtccattcggatacgatTTTGGTTATTATTAGTGATTATTATGGAGATTATGATTTGAGAGCCGAGAAGTATTATTTGAGTGATTTTTGGAGTTTATGGCGAGTTTATAGCAGTTTATATGTATTGGTTGATTTGGGGTGCGACCAAGGCTTGTTATACGCAAAAACGAGTGAGAAAAGTTGGTTCCAGGAGTGCGCGCCGCGCATAAGGCTGCGCACCGCGCATTAAACCTACGAGGGAAGTCAGTCAGTTTTCACTTTTAGCAGCATTTTTTCTttactagtgcgcgccgcgcataaaTATGCGCACCGCGCATATTGGGTCTGTCAGCTTTTATGTTGCTATAAATAAGGGTGCAGTTTTATCCAAGGGTTATCTTTTTGGCAGCCGATTTTGAGAGCACAAGGGGCGATTTTCAgtcacttttggggaattccaagtttACTCTAACGCTCCAATCATTCCGTTTTCGAGGATCAATCCAAGCACTCatcaagattcatcgtgttaggttgattcttaatTATCAAACaacattttctttattatttattagtttgatttctattgttgccatgattattggctagttatctaatgtttgtctagacttataaacctatgtgTTGGATGCTATTTATcagttattattttaatttatgatgatttgatgtttgaatttaAGAACGATTCTTATGAAAGCTAGAATTTTCGATTCAATTGGTCatgtatttgtttgataggacgagagttcattaatttaatacattAATTTACAATTagtttgtcttaattggttgtttgcttactcggagacgagagtaaattaaATTCAATAGGCTAGACGAAATAGGAGTGAATCacacacaacgagagttggtgtggttgcaattcgagtcttcatctcagttgagatatttggtcacaattagtgtattaaaataatattttattatatttaataatttattcctttgaaaaaaaaacaaaaataaaaaaaaatgggtaACATCCGTCGCATATGCGACTGACTTGGGGGAAGCGGACAAAAGTAACTTAATTGGGGAGTGGGTGACTAAGTCACTTGGGGTGTGACGCAAGGGAGACTTGCCCCACTTCCACTGCTCTAAGCAAATAATTAAACTCTCACAACTCAAGAAATCAATGTTAATAACCCAACAACTTTACAAATTGAACTATAAGAACTTTTGATAATTTGCTTACAACACcatattatatattgtatatatcATATTGTCATAACCAATTAAATTTATGGTCCAACTCACTAAAATAATGGCCCATTTAAGAGTTTTCAACCCAAATCAAGAAGACTCAAGAAGCATGTGAAAGAACACTAGAACTTTCTCATTGATTTTTTCATGGAATGATATAGAGACATCATAGATATTTCTAGAGTCATGAAGGTTCTAGTATTTGAATTCTAGCCATTGATTTATtttaatcctagccatccattttgtggtaggagtagtataaatagaggtgaCTTCATTTGGCACAAGACACTTCAAAATATTCTTGTAATATCTTTTGTAAAACTTTCTTATTaatcaatataagtattttcttcaatttttATTTGTTCTTTACTTTGTTCTCTTTTGTTTACTTGAATCATTAGAAGTTCTGATCGAGACTGACTTATTAGAGACTAAGTATCGCACgcgagcttatcgagataagttgGTGACAATATAATGAAATGATAAATAACTATTCAAAAAAGAAAATATCCCTTAACGATGCAACCAAACATACTTATCGTCGGCCCTTACGAACCCTAGCCCCAGTCTAACAAACACCACCAAACCTTTTCGATCCTCTCGTTCTGAATCCTTTCCTCCGTCATTAAACCCTAAAAAATCCCCTTTGTGTGCCCTTTAATGTAAGGTAATCTACTAATCTCCCTTTTTCAGCTGCTAAATTCGTTTTCTCTAAATTGACCGTTTCTTTAATTGTATCCTTAATGTTTGTAGAAACATGTCAGACGATGAATGAGGAGAAGAGAAGCAGATTGATATTTCATCTCCTGAAATTGTCACCAAATACAAAGCAGCTGCTAAAATTGTCAACAGTACCTATTATTCATTTATTTTAATTTTGtcgacatataatataatatttacataAGTAATAGGTTTGCATATGGAATTATGATGAGTAACGGACAATTCTTCAATGTAATTAAGTGTAATGTATTGCCGTGGGAGATGAAGTTCAACTTAGGGTTACATAAATTTGAGTTAACTGTCTATGAAACTGTTGTGTTTTGTATTTTTGGTAGTTATGTTACTAATGATAAATAATGCTAAATGATGCAGTGGCATTGCAGTTGGTATTATCAGAATGCAATCCCAATGCCAAGATTGTTGACCTTTGAGAGAATGGGGATTCATATATCTTAGAGTAAGTTGGTTTATCACTTAGAAATTGTAAGCTAATTTGTTGTTAAAGTTGAAGTTATTTGATTTGATTTGTGATACGCTGTTCACTATTTGTTATCACAGGCAAACTGAGAGTATGTACAAGAATGTTAAAGAAGATGATTGAAGGATGTGTTGCATTTTGTTCGTGTTTGTCTGTGAAGAACACGGTCTGTAATTATTTGCCTTTTGCCAGTGATGGAACTTTCTTAAAAGAAGGTGACATCTTGAGACTGTAAGTATTACACGTGTATTCGATAAAATTGCTCGAAACTTGTTATTGTTGATAAGAAGGTGTGTGAATGATTAGTTTTATGTTGATTTCAGTGCGATGGGATGTTATATAGATAGTTTTATAGCTTTGATTGGGCACACTCATGTTATTGCTGCTGCCAATTCTGCTGCTGATGTGGCACTCACGCTTGTGAGATCTGGAAAGAAGAGGTTTACTGTTATTTGTTATATTTTCTTAAAATATGTGACAAATATGCACTTTTGTTTGATATTCTACCACGAAAAATGTACGAAAATGCTAATATATATTTACATTGTTAATTGCTAAAATATGTATAGTCAAGGCAACATTGCCGAGGTGATCACTCGTGTGCATCCATTCTATTGGTTGAAGATGTCTTTTTTGGTGCCTCTGTTTTACCCAAGTCGATGATGCTGAATTTGAGGAGAATGAAGTCTATTCAATTGATATAAAGACAAGCACGTGTGACGGAAAGGTAATCACATAAAAATAGTTTGAGAATGGTTTATGTTTGCTTAATTGTACTTTTGTATTGATTATTGAagcttaattattattatcattattattattattatcattttaattattattattttaattattatttaattattattattttaattattaattttaattattattattattattattttaattattattattattattattattattattattattattattattattactattactattattattattattattattattattattattatcgtcgtcttCGTTGTCGTCGTTGTCGTTGTCGAAATGGAATCAATGTATATAATAAAAATAGCTCGTTTAGTTTCTCGATCATGTTTGAGCTTGATATAGGAATCTCGAGCTTGTTTTACTAAACGATCATCAAATTATGTTCAAGCTAAAGCTCGATTAACCTCGGCTCGAGTCGAGCTTTTAACGAATCGTGTTCGAGTAGTTCATGAGGAACCCTAAAAATGTTTTAAACTATTAATTTTTGTTTTGACTCACACGATGTACTCATCAAGTTTGTCATGTCATGTCTAATTACCTCTTCTCTTGGCTGCAGAGATTTAGTAAATAAAAAATGTGTTCGGAGCAAATTGTTAAGTGTGCGAATATCAAGCTTTTGAAGCCATATCATGTTCTTCATGAAAAACCTGGTAAGATTACTATTCTTTGAGTCTTTATCCTTCAATAAATCATAACAAACTTGCTATCATTTGCATCAAAAAAATCTATAACAAAATCGAACCAAATAATAAACAAGCCCTCTTTGCCTAGTCAGCAAGTCCATAAAAGCCAACATAACCATCTTCAATCTTCAAGTAAAAATTAATCATTTGAACCCACTAAGTGACTTTTAAAGGTCAAACTACCCACTTACTTTTAAAGGTCAAACTACCACAAAAATCAAATTTTCTTCTAGAAGCTTTATTGAAAATATTCCAAAAACAATACCACCTTCTATCAAAATAGCAATAGCAACCTCTTGACCCATAACAGAACCCACAAACATTGAACTGAAACTCAGTGGTATTTTTTTATCCACATTTGAACCCGGTAGGACACGGTTTGACTTTTAGAGGTCAAACTTGCCCAAAAGTTGAGATTTTTTCTAACAGGCTTTCTTCTATCCTaacttactttaattgctttaattgCAGGTGATTTTGTTGGACATATCAAGTTCACGGTTCTCCTAATGCCAAATAAATCCGACCATCTTATGTCACACCCGGTACAACAGTTGCACACAAGTAAAACTGTTTATATCGCTGAAATGATCTCTTTACCTTGGAAGCAAATGAAGAGAAAGGCGCCGACTTCATCTATGAATTTTGAATACTGTATCGCTCGGCAATACTCAGGACATATACGGGATGAAAGAGATAATAACACGTGTTTAGCCATCGGTTTCGCTGACTTTCTTGTTATCGTATATCAGAGGTTACAGTAAAATAATCTTATTGCCTCAAACATTAATCGAAGCGCATTACAGAACAATTAAGCATGAATTATAAATTTTAATAGAATCATGTTTGGGATTGCAAGAAATTGATGAGTACCCATGTACAATGATGTCCACTTACCCGTGTAATTGGGAATACAAAGAACGCGTGTTTAGATTTGCCGGTGAACTTAGATATTAGGTGTCTAGACTTGAGTTTACTATTGATGGTTTTATTTTGGAATCGTCATTCCGTTAAAATCAAGGAGTTGATCATGGAGAACTTTTCAAATTCGAGAAGTCGATATCCGATATATACGGCGGTTCGTTTCGATGACAATAATATACCTGTTAAACCGTATTAATTTGAGTCTCGAAATGTAGAAATTCATGGGTTAGTAGCTATGGGCGTGGACACCACGTCGGCTGATGAATCAAAGCATTCCTGGATTGTCAAAAACTTACGGGGAGAATCGGGGAATGATAAAAAGTACAACGAAATGGGTTATCAAATGCTGCGCACCCATTTCTTTGAACCCTTTATCATCCCGTGATTCTCCCCATGAGTTTTTTAAAATGCAGGATTGCTTTGATTGATTTGCCGATGTGGTGTCCACGCCTACAACTACCAGCCCATGAAGTTCTACAGTTCGAGGCTCCAATGGATGCGGTTTAACAGGTATATTATTGTCATTGAAACGAACTGCCGTGTATATCGCATGTCGACTTCCCTAATTTGAAAAGTTCTCTACGATCAACTCCTTGATTTTAAAGGAATGACTTTACAAAATAAAACCATCAATAGTAAACTTAAGTCCGTGCACCTCATATCCGATTTCACCGGTAAACCTAAACACACGTTCTTTGTATTCCAAGTTGC
This genomic interval carries:
- the LOC139899456 gene encoding uncharacterized protein, which gives rise to MDDTCAVCADALEWVAYGSCGHKDVCSTCVARLRFICSDRRCCICKTESTITFVTKALGDYTKAINDFTVFPSEGKEGRSGLYWYHEDTQCYFDDLDQYKMIKAMCRLSCSVCDKLEVNTGGNGLKRKARFRDIHQLKGHLFHQHKLFMCSLCLEGRKVFICEQKLYNKAQLKQHINTGDSEVDGTESERGGFQGHPLCEFCRSPFYGDNELFTHMETEHYHCFICKRQNPSKYEYYKNYDDLEIHFRQEHFLCEDETCLSKKFIVFVSEAEMKRHNAQEHGGHMSRSRRNAALQLPTSFTFRRSNEQGNRRGRRNTFQRDLSESELSQAIEASLSTTSSSDNHHVDINGFIPLIQPFEALSTDSDPPSRYLSAASHGPRNTPLEQSAFPPLSAGPSSSSQAQPKPNGLLNNTMADKLKRHSKKKVNVLNTAQAWPTATRFNNNQSASSSVSRPANTGSLPLSAQKKPIFPVPAQAQAQAQAQIKAQAPTSASSSSSSSWKTTSRISHSTSAPNLVNTSSASDFPPVSTLQIRNGPTNGPNGPSTKNVEEVVAANRSLVEKIRAGLDNDQDKYAAFKDISAEFKQGVIDAETYLVYVDQFGLSHLVPDLARLLPDPLKEKELIEIYNANRSISNSKVKDRKNKGKYVIEKNSTNKLTDSILSTVRELQSNYRPENEVVETLSKDGYRVANNNKGKSKVEVDDRTSPGGQLVIKPPKSESDSGYGEGKSKKQQQKKTSKFLRTRLGSGSMAAILDLTNSNGGSDYNVEEASNGSKDLDPNEGVPVRGVWRNGGGHKLIGKDQKIPY